One genomic region from Nymphaea colorata isolate Beijing-Zhang1983 chromosome 10, ASM883128v2, whole genome shotgun sequence encodes:
- the LOC116262778 gene encoding uncharacterized protein LOC116262778, with amino-acid sequence MERRGRRNEEERTGEMGKRRTTREITLEEYASFQANLDDGHSLTAELLNRIIAMHGFCRIRRPKAEIMEALRSMTLASPFRSTMAQGAAPAPLTLEDLALHVADLNWNECQMNSVSSLAMEVEGKQQLESNPNPSSCSPGLLAPFFPTNSNCNKKRKRTKRVRVANLLEDSPVGNGSCTLALANDGVKISLS; translated from the exons ATGGAAAGACGGGGCCGGAGAAACGAGGAAGAAAGAACGGGGGAGATGGGAAAGAGGAGGACGACGAGGGAGATCACGTTGGAGGAGTATGCTTCATTCCAAGCGAACCTCGACGACGGCCACAGCCTTACCGCCGAACTGCTCAATCGG ATAATAGCTATGCACGGCTTCTGCAGGATTCGTCGGCCTAAG GCAGAGATTATGGAGGCGTTGCGATCGATGACGCTGGCGAGCCCGTTCAGGTCGACCATGGCGCAGGGGGCTGCCCCGGCCCCATTGACGCTCGAGGACCTGGCCCTGCACGTGGCGGACCTCAACTGGAATGAATGTCAGATGAATTCAGTCAGCTCGCTGGCGATGGAAGTGGAGGGTAAGCAGCAGCTAGAATCTAACCCCAACCCCTCGTCATGCAGCCCCGGCCTCCTGGCCCCGTTCTTCCCCACCAACTCCAACTGCAACAAAAAGCGGAAGCGCACCAAGCGAGTCAGGGTTGCCAACCTCCTCGAAGACTCCCCTGTGGGTAACGGTTCGTGTACCCTTGCCCTGGCCAATGATGGTGTGAAAATCAGCTTGTCGtga
- the LOC116262777 gene encoding ribonucleases P/MRP protein subunit POP1 isoform X1: MAGEQRPPPRVLNVQRFADARSAELQSLHAIVAERVGSDFRVPRRTRRRTSSFLNRRNPNCRTKSKKRKRQVGQVSGEDGSTTDPEVAKEKKCQNRRVRRRMEFKGNPISGFSLSGDGTKRLRTHVWHAKRFEMVKRWGFYLPLGLSGRGRGSRSILKQLRSECFIHDASYFSTVQLEGAEKSILTILDEVLVPPPSSIPEEYSKPILNGASYGQSMLYHAGADSQAISPVTYMWRPLVQTSTHPGTENGATDVHDFLYEKKKRQLWIWLHAASFKEGFDALGAACGRQMHADGVGVNCVSREGELGRLELFGSTALKICQKLLKPMREARNNAGCSKLVSPDVGEEGTNSTFSESFNLEHAEDLASHAILSLSVVDPRVVPVKETTCPWMGPKVEPIAQNGSLEENNGSCWEATGNKIEAFMGTWFEHEWNCLVPDSKELWESSAKNLSSPMEESLLCAEKHQRRLSSFFMDKKNQEICTSKSTNNFSRFCPILLLRNSQKDVSFLCRWSIILPINWIKAFWISMVSHGAHAIGLRERRWIACEAKLPSFPYDFPDCKAYADHMACEAVAFDKKVEALPPSRRLMRIPIPPPWNCIKLPREGRLLTQSNEVSPCLLTGVNVGLHDDRAFQGFVARTSASLLGYVNDIHVDDMILYPDTATKGSCAEIANGTSPNWTTSGASTSPVIQKGCFVRTVLYANKRGVFEEGASVCVPTSDDYSLWSRPNEQEQLQIPLILLRSYFTQQSFHMWQMQVPESPGTRQFHRQLIGFVTTDFVRGSVKPAAEALCEASMLAQLSKEQPTQKGKGKNQIMVLVRNPRSTVYRPGLATVVLQQQEDDLSFV, from the exons ATGGCGGGAGAACAGCGGCCTCCACCGCGGGTTTTAAACGTCCAACGCTTCGCCGACGCCCGATCTGCGGAGCTTCAGTCCCTCCACGCCATCGTCGCCGAGCGTGTGGGCTCCGACTTCAGGGTTCCCCGCCGCACGCGGAGGAGGACTTCCAGTTTCCTGAATCGCCGGAATCCCAACTGCCGTACaaagagcaagaagagaaaGCGTCAAGTAGGGCAAGTCTCCGGCGAAGATGGGAGCACAACGGACCCTGAAGTGGCGAAAGAGAAGAAATGTCAGAACAGGAGGGTTAGGAGGAGAATGGAGTTCAAGGGAAACCCTATTTCGGGGTTTAGCCTTTCCGGTGATGGAACGAAAAGGCTGAGAACGCATGTTTGGCACGCGAAACGGTTCGAGATGGTGAAGAGATGGGGGTTTTATCTTCCTCTGGGTTTATCGGGCAG AGGGAGGGGATCGAGATCGATTTTGAAGCAGCTTAGAAGTGAATGCTTTATACATGACGCAAGTTACTTTAGCACTGTGCAATTGGAGGGTGCTGAG AAATCCATTTTGACGATCTTGGATGAGGTTTTAGTGCCACCACCTTCAAGTATACCTGAGGAATATTCTAAGCCTATTTTGAATGGAGCTAGTTATGGCCAGTCTATG CTTTATCATGCTGGAGCTGATTCTCAGGCGATTTCACCTGTGACATATATGTGGCGACCTTTAGTTCAGACCTCTACTCACCCTGGCACGGAGAATGGTGCAACTGATGTGCATGACTTTCTGTATGAGAAAAAGAAGCGTCAGTTGTGGATCTGGTTACATGCAGCATCATTCAAGGAAGGATTTGATGCGTTAGGAGCTGCTTGTGGAAGGCAG ATGCATGCCGACGGTGTAGGTGTAAACTGTGTTTCACGTGAAGGGGAGCTTGGCAGATTGGAACTATTTGGCTCTACTGCCTTAAAAATTTGTCAGAAGTTGCTGAAACCAATGAGAGA GGCACGTAACAATGCTGGATGTTCTAAGTTAGTAAGTCCAGATGTTGGGGAAGAGGGCACAAACTCAACTTTCTCAGAGTCTTTCAATCTGGAACATGCGGAGGACCTTGCTTCTCATGCTATTCTCTCTTTAAGTGTTGTAGACCCCCGTGTAGTACCTGTAAAAGAAACTACATGCCCTTGGATGGGACCCAAGGTTGAACCCATTGCACAAAATGGTAGTTTAGAAGAAAACAATGGATCATGCTGGGAAGCAACGGGGAATAAGATAGAAGCTTTTATGGGTACCTGGTTTGAACATGAATGGAATTGTCTTGTCCCTGATTCTAAAGAGTTGTGGGAATCGAGTGCCAAAAATTTGAGCTCTCCAATGGAAGAATCtcttctttgtgctgaaaagcACCAGAGACGTTTGTCCTCCTTTTTCATGGataagaaaaatcaagaaatatgTACTTCCAAGAGTACTAACAATTTCTCCAGGTTCTGTCCTATTTTACTTTTGAGAAACAGCCAGAAGGACGTCTCCTTTTTGTG CAGGTGGTCCATAATTCTCCCTATAAATTGGATCAAGGCCTTCTGGATTTCTATGGTCTCTCATGGGGCGCATGCAATTGGTTTGCGGGAGAGAAGGTGGATTGCTTGTGAG GCAAAACTGCCGTCCTTTCCTTATGATTTTCCTGATTGCAAGGCGTATGCAGACCACATGGCTTGTGAAGCTGTAGCATTTGATAAAAAAGTTGAAGCTTTGCCTCCTTCAAGGAGACTTATGAGGATACCGATCCCACCTCCATGGAATTGCATAAAATTGCCGAGAGAGGGCCGATTACTAACTCAGAGCAATGAAGTGTCTCCTTGTTTGCTGACAGGTGTGAATGTTGGGTTGCATGATGACCGAGCCTTTCAGGGGTTCGTGGCGAGGACTTCTGCTTCTTTGCTCGGGTATGTGAATGACATTCATGTTGACGACATGATTCTGTACCCAGACACTGCAACGAAGGGCTCATGTGCTGAGATAGCCAATGGAACGAGTCCTAATTGGACCACTAGTGGGGCCAGCACTTCTCCAGTTATTCAGAAAGGCTGTTTTGTGAGAACTGTTCTTTATGCCAACAAAAGAGGAGTTTTTGAAGAAGGTGCCAGTGTATGTGTGCCTACTTCTGATGACTACTCCTTATGGTCCAG ACCCAATGAACAAGAACAACTACAGATTCCCTTAATCCTATTGAGATCATATTTTACCCAGCAATCTTTCCACATGTGGCAGATGCAGGTCCCTGAAAGTCCAGGCACCAGGCAATTTCACAGGCAGCTGATTGGGTTTGTTACGACTGATTTTGTCCGTGGCag TGTGAAGCCTGCAGCCGAGGCTCTATGTGAGGCTTCAATGCTTGCCCAACTCAGTAAGGAGCAACCAAcacagaaagggaaaggaaagaatcAGATCATGGTTTTAGTCAGGAATCCAAGATCTACCGTGTACAGGCCTGGCCTTGCCACCGTTGTTCTTCAGCAACAGGAGGACGATCTTTCGTTTGTGTAA
- the LOC116262777 gene encoding ribonucleases P/MRP protein subunit POP1 isoform X3, with the protein MAGEQRPPPRVLNVQRFADARSAELQSLHAIVAERVGSDFRVPRRTRRRTSSFLNRRNPNCRTKSKKRKRQVGQVSGEDGSTTDPEVAKEKKCQNRRVRRRMEFKGNPISGFSLSGDGTKRLRTHVWHAKRFEMVKRWGFYLPLGLSGRGRGSRSILKQLRSECFIHDASYFSTVQLEGAEKSILTILDEVLVPPPSSIPEEYSKPILNGASYGQSMLYHAGADSQAISPVTYMWRPLVQTSTHPGTENGATDVHDFLYEKKKRQLWIWLHAASFKEGFDALGAACGRQMHADGVGVNCVSREGELGRLELFGSTALKICQKLLKPMREARNNAGCSKLVSPDVGEEGTNSTFSESFNLEHAEDLASHAILSLSVVDPRVVPVKETTCPWMGPKVEPIAQNGSLEENNGSCWEATGNKIEAFMGTWFEHEWNCLVPDSKELWESSAKNLSSPMEESLLCAEKHQRRLSSFFMDKKNQEICTSKSTNNFSRFCPILLLRNSQKDVSFLCRWSIILPINWIKAFWISMVSHGAHAIGLRERRWIACEAKLPSFPYDFPDCKAYADHMACEAVAFDKKVEALPPSRRLMRIPIPPPWNCIKLPREGRLLTQSNEVSPCLLTGVNVGLHDDRAFQGFVARTSASLLGYVNDIHVDDMILYPDTATKGSCAEIANGTSPNWTTSGASTSPVIQKGCFVRTVLYANKRGVFEEGASVCVPTSDDYSLWSRCRSLKVQAPGNFTGS; encoded by the exons ATGGCGGGAGAACAGCGGCCTCCACCGCGGGTTTTAAACGTCCAACGCTTCGCCGACGCCCGATCTGCGGAGCTTCAGTCCCTCCACGCCATCGTCGCCGAGCGTGTGGGCTCCGACTTCAGGGTTCCCCGCCGCACGCGGAGGAGGACTTCCAGTTTCCTGAATCGCCGGAATCCCAACTGCCGTACaaagagcaagaagagaaaGCGTCAAGTAGGGCAAGTCTCCGGCGAAGATGGGAGCACAACGGACCCTGAAGTGGCGAAAGAGAAGAAATGTCAGAACAGGAGGGTTAGGAGGAGAATGGAGTTCAAGGGAAACCCTATTTCGGGGTTTAGCCTTTCCGGTGATGGAACGAAAAGGCTGAGAACGCATGTTTGGCACGCGAAACGGTTCGAGATGGTGAAGAGATGGGGGTTTTATCTTCCTCTGGGTTTATCGGGCAG AGGGAGGGGATCGAGATCGATTTTGAAGCAGCTTAGAAGTGAATGCTTTATACATGACGCAAGTTACTTTAGCACTGTGCAATTGGAGGGTGCTGAG AAATCCATTTTGACGATCTTGGATGAGGTTTTAGTGCCACCACCTTCAAGTATACCTGAGGAATATTCTAAGCCTATTTTGAATGGAGCTAGTTATGGCCAGTCTATG CTTTATCATGCTGGAGCTGATTCTCAGGCGATTTCACCTGTGACATATATGTGGCGACCTTTAGTTCAGACCTCTACTCACCCTGGCACGGAGAATGGTGCAACTGATGTGCATGACTTTCTGTATGAGAAAAAGAAGCGTCAGTTGTGGATCTGGTTACATGCAGCATCATTCAAGGAAGGATTTGATGCGTTAGGAGCTGCTTGTGGAAGGCAG ATGCATGCCGACGGTGTAGGTGTAAACTGTGTTTCACGTGAAGGGGAGCTTGGCAGATTGGAACTATTTGGCTCTACTGCCTTAAAAATTTGTCAGAAGTTGCTGAAACCAATGAGAGA GGCACGTAACAATGCTGGATGTTCTAAGTTAGTAAGTCCAGATGTTGGGGAAGAGGGCACAAACTCAACTTTCTCAGAGTCTTTCAATCTGGAACATGCGGAGGACCTTGCTTCTCATGCTATTCTCTCTTTAAGTGTTGTAGACCCCCGTGTAGTACCTGTAAAAGAAACTACATGCCCTTGGATGGGACCCAAGGTTGAACCCATTGCACAAAATGGTAGTTTAGAAGAAAACAATGGATCATGCTGGGAAGCAACGGGGAATAAGATAGAAGCTTTTATGGGTACCTGGTTTGAACATGAATGGAATTGTCTTGTCCCTGATTCTAAAGAGTTGTGGGAATCGAGTGCCAAAAATTTGAGCTCTCCAATGGAAGAATCtcttctttgtgctgaaaagcACCAGAGACGTTTGTCCTCCTTTTTCATGGataagaaaaatcaagaaatatgTACTTCCAAGAGTACTAACAATTTCTCCAGGTTCTGTCCTATTTTACTTTTGAGAAACAGCCAGAAGGACGTCTCCTTTTTGTG CAGGTGGTCCATAATTCTCCCTATAAATTGGATCAAGGCCTTCTGGATTTCTATGGTCTCTCATGGGGCGCATGCAATTGGTTTGCGGGAGAGAAGGTGGATTGCTTGTGAG GCAAAACTGCCGTCCTTTCCTTATGATTTTCCTGATTGCAAGGCGTATGCAGACCACATGGCTTGTGAAGCTGTAGCATTTGATAAAAAAGTTGAAGCTTTGCCTCCTTCAAGGAGACTTATGAGGATACCGATCCCACCTCCATGGAATTGCATAAAATTGCCGAGAGAGGGCCGATTACTAACTCAGAGCAATGAAGTGTCTCCTTGTTTGCTGACAGGTGTGAATGTTGGGTTGCATGATGACCGAGCCTTTCAGGGGTTCGTGGCGAGGACTTCTGCTTCTTTGCTCGGGTATGTGAATGACATTCATGTTGACGACATGATTCTGTACCCAGACACTGCAACGAAGGGCTCATGTGCTGAGATAGCCAATGGAACGAGTCCTAATTGGACCACTAGTGGGGCCAGCACTTCTCCAGTTATTCAGAAAGGCTGTTTTGTGAGAACTGTTCTTTATGCCAACAAAAGAGGAGTTTTTGAAGAAGGTGCCAGTGTATGTGTGCCTACTTCTGATGACTACTCCTTATGGTCCAG ATGCAGGTCCCTGAAAGTCCAGGCACCAGGCAATTTCACAGGCAGCTGA
- the LOC116262777 gene encoding ribonucleases P/MRP protein subunit POP1 isoform X2, producing MAGEQRPPPRVLNVQRFADARSAELQSLHAIVAERVGSDFRVPRRTRRRTSSFLNRRNPNCRTKSKKRKRQVGQVSGEDGSTTDPEVAKEKKCQNRRVRRRMEFKGNPISGFSLSGDGTKRLRTHVWHAKRFEMVKRWGFYLPLGLSGRGRGSRSILKQLRSECFIHDASYFSTVQLEGAEKSILTILDEVLVPPPSSIPEEYSKPILNGASYGQSMLYHAGADSQAISPVTYMWRPLVQTSTHPGTENGATDVHDFLYEKKKRQLWIWLHAASFKEGFDALGAACGRQMHADGVGVNCVSREGELGRLELFGSTALKICQKLLKPMREARNNAGCSKLVSPDVGEEGTNSTFSESFNLEHAEDLASHAILSLSVVDPRVVPVKETTCPWMGPKVEPIAQNGSLEENNGSCWEATGNKIEAFMGTWFEHEWNCLVPDSKELWESSAKNLSSPMEESLLCAEKHQRRLSSFFMDKKNQEICTSKSTNNFSRFCPILLLRNSQKDVSFLWWSIILPINWIKAFWISMVSHGAHAIGLRERRWIACEAKLPSFPYDFPDCKAYADHMACEAVAFDKKVEALPPSRRLMRIPIPPPWNCIKLPREGRLLTQSNEVSPCLLTGVNVGLHDDRAFQGFVARTSASLLGYVNDIHVDDMILYPDTATKGSCAEIANGTSPNWTTSGASTSPVIQKGCFVRTVLYANKRGVFEEGASVCVPTSDDYSLWSRPNEQEQLQIPLILLRSYFTQQSFHMWQMQVPESPGTRQFHRQLIGFVTTDFVRGSVKPAAEALCEASMLAQLSKEQPTQKGKGKNQIMVLVRNPRSTVYRPGLATVVLQQQEDDLSFV from the exons ATGGCGGGAGAACAGCGGCCTCCACCGCGGGTTTTAAACGTCCAACGCTTCGCCGACGCCCGATCTGCGGAGCTTCAGTCCCTCCACGCCATCGTCGCCGAGCGTGTGGGCTCCGACTTCAGGGTTCCCCGCCGCACGCGGAGGAGGACTTCCAGTTTCCTGAATCGCCGGAATCCCAACTGCCGTACaaagagcaagaagagaaaGCGTCAAGTAGGGCAAGTCTCCGGCGAAGATGGGAGCACAACGGACCCTGAAGTGGCGAAAGAGAAGAAATGTCAGAACAGGAGGGTTAGGAGGAGAATGGAGTTCAAGGGAAACCCTATTTCGGGGTTTAGCCTTTCCGGTGATGGAACGAAAAGGCTGAGAACGCATGTTTGGCACGCGAAACGGTTCGAGATGGTGAAGAGATGGGGGTTTTATCTTCCTCTGGGTTTATCGGGCAG AGGGAGGGGATCGAGATCGATTTTGAAGCAGCTTAGAAGTGAATGCTTTATACATGACGCAAGTTACTTTAGCACTGTGCAATTGGAGGGTGCTGAG AAATCCATTTTGACGATCTTGGATGAGGTTTTAGTGCCACCACCTTCAAGTATACCTGAGGAATATTCTAAGCCTATTTTGAATGGAGCTAGTTATGGCCAGTCTATG CTTTATCATGCTGGAGCTGATTCTCAGGCGATTTCACCTGTGACATATATGTGGCGACCTTTAGTTCAGACCTCTACTCACCCTGGCACGGAGAATGGTGCAACTGATGTGCATGACTTTCTGTATGAGAAAAAGAAGCGTCAGTTGTGGATCTGGTTACATGCAGCATCATTCAAGGAAGGATTTGATGCGTTAGGAGCTGCTTGTGGAAGGCAG ATGCATGCCGACGGTGTAGGTGTAAACTGTGTTTCACGTGAAGGGGAGCTTGGCAGATTGGAACTATTTGGCTCTACTGCCTTAAAAATTTGTCAGAAGTTGCTGAAACCAATGAGAGA GGCACGTAACAATGCTGGATGTTCTAAGTTAGTAAGTCCAGATGTTGGGGAAGAGGGCACAAACTCAACTTTCTCAGAGTCTTTCAATCTGGAACATGCGGAGGACCTTGCTTCTCATGCTATTCTCTCTTTAAGTGTTGTAGACCCCCGTGTAGTACCTGTAAAAGAAACTACATGCCCTTGGATGGGACCCAAGGTTGAACCCATTGCACAAAATGGTAGTTTAGAAGAAAACAATGGATCATGCTGGGAAGCAACGGGGAATAAGATAGAAGCTTTTATGGGTACCTGGTTTGAACATGAATGGAATTGTCTTGTCCCTGATTCTAAAGAGTTGTGGGAATCGAGTGCCAAAAATTTGAGCTCTCCAATGGAAGAATCtcttctttgtgctgaaaagcACCAGAGACGTTTGTCCTCCTTTTTCATGGataagaaaaatcaagaaatatgTACTTCCAAGAGTACTAACAATTTCTCCAGGTTCTGTCCTATTTTACTTTTGAGAAACAGCCAGAAGGACGTCTCCTTTTTGTG GTGGTCCATAATTCTCCCTATAAATTGGATCAAGGCCTTCTGGATTTCTATGGTCTCTCATGGGGCGCATGCAATTGGTTTGCGGGAGAGAAGGTGGATTGCTTGTGAG GCAAAACTGCCGTCCTTTCCTTATGATTTTCCTGATTGCAAGGCGTATGCAGACCACATGGCTTGTGAAGCTGTAGCATTTGATAAAAAAGTTGAAGCTTTGCCTCCTTCAAGGAGACTTATGAGGATACCGATCCCACCTCCATGGAATTGCATAAAATTGCCGAGAGAGGGCCGATTACTAACTCAGAGCAATGAAGTGTCTCCTTGTTTGCTGACAGGTGTGAATGTTGGGTTGCATGATGACCGAGCCTTTCAGGGGTTCGTGGCGAGGACTTCTGCTTCTTTGCTCGGGTATGTGAATGACATTCATGTTGACGACATGATTCTGTACCCAGACACTGCAACGAAGGGCTCATGTGCTGAGATAGCCAATGGAACGAGTCCTAATTGGACCACTAGTGGGGCCAGCACTTCTCCAGTTATTCAGAAAGGCTGTTTTGTGAGAACTGTTCTTTATGCCAACAAAAGAGGAGTTTTTGAAGAAGGTGCCAGTGTATGTGTGCCTACTTCTGATGACTACTCCTTATGGTCCAG ACCCAATGAACAAGAACAACTACAGATTCCCTTAATCCTATTGAGATCATATTTTACCCAGCAATCTTTCCACATGTGGCAGATGCAGGTCCCTGAAAGTCCAGGCACCAGGCAATTTCACAGGCAGCTGATTGGGTTTGTTACGACTGATTTTGTCCGTGGCag TGTGAAGCCTGCAGCCGAGGCTCTATGTGAGGCTTCAATGCTTGCCCAACTCAGTAAGGAGCAACCAAcacagaaagggaaaggaaagaatcAGATCATGGTTTTAGTCAGGAATCCAAGATCTACCGTGTACAGGCCTGGCCTTGCCACCGTTGTTCTTCAGCAACAGGAGGACGATCTTTCGTTTGTGTAA